Proteins co-encoded in one Malus sylvestris chromosome 9, drMalSylv7.2, whole genome shotgun sequence genomic window:
- the LOC126582468 gene encoding glucan endo-1,3-beta-glucosidase 12-like isoform X3: protein MGGRFLYPVTLISCLLLLLGIFFCSGLSVTIKEKNIGHIKEKDQENKGLKFPETLISTTQRDITTPITTVPTITTTNPTSSTPIVNPNSNPADSTVPVTSSPSMTPFPTTTTPSSPASTGSSWCVASQSASQMALQVALDYACGHGGTDCSEIQPGRSCYNPNSVRDHASYAFNNYYQKKPVPNSCNFGGTAMITSTDPSTGSCQYPSTSTSSSVLNTTNTSGSTVFGAVPSGPTTSAATVDANTPSLQNILYIMACLMVFLRPIFKLR from the exons ATGGGTGGAAGGTTTCTTTATCCTGTaactctaatctcctgcttgttACTCCTATTGGGTATTTTCTTCTGTTCAG GTTTGAGTGTGACAATAAAGGAAAAGAACATTGGACACATCAAAGAAAAAGACCAAGAAAATAAAGGGCTGAAATTCCctgaaaccctaatttccaCCACCCAAAGGGACATCACTACTCCAATAACAACAGTTCCTACAATAACTACCACAAATCCCACTTCATCAACACCAATTGTGAACCCTAATTCAAATCCAGCTGATTCAACTGTCCCTGTCACATCCTCCCCTAGCATGACCCCATTTCCTACAACAACAACACCATCATCACCTGCATCCACTGGTTCAAGTTGGTGTGTTGCTAGCCAAAGTGCATCACAAATGGCATTGCAAGTTGCTTTGGACTATGCTTGTGGCCATGGTGGCACTGATTGCTCAGAAATTCAGCCGGGACGAAGCTGTTACAACCCAAATAGTGTCCGGGATCATGCTTCTTACGCATTCAATAACTATTATCAGAAGAAACCAGTTCCAAATAGCTGCAACTTTGGTGGAACTGCTATGATCACTAGCACTGACCCAA GTACAGGGTCTTGTCAATATCCGTCTACTAG CACAAGTTCATCAGTCTTGAACACAACAAATACTAGTGGCTCAACTGTGTTTGGTGCGGTCCCTTCAGGCCCTACCACCTCAGCAGCAACAGTAGATGCAAACACACCCAGCCTGCAAAATATTTTGTACATCATGGCATGTCTGATGGTGTTTTTACGGCCTATTTTTAAGTTGAGATGA
- the LOC126582470 gene encoding AT-hook motif nuclear-localized protein 16-like, translated as MAGGADLVAPSVVSKTVIDRRQDADKSNSHHRPGIDAMPMAPKLPKEVAPVPAGETLRRPRGRPAGSKNKPKPPIIVTRDSANALRAHAMEVSSGCDVSESLTNFARRKQRGICILSGSGCVTNVTLRQPASSGAIVTLHGRFEILSLLGSILPPPAPPGITGLTIYLAGAQGQVMGGGVVGALIASGPVVIMAASFMNATFDRLPQDEEEVAAALQNQHHQNGRHHHVDISDLYGLPQNLITNGNVPPEVYSWGSGRTMSKT; from the coding sequence ATGGCAGGAGGTGCAGATCTGGTGGCTCCTTCCGTTGTGTCGAAAACTGTAATTGATCGGAGACAAGATGCCGATAAAAGCAACAGTCACCACAGGCCTGGGATTGATGCAATGCCAATGGCACCCAAGTTGCCTAAGGAAGTGGCACCGGTTCCTGCGGGGGAGACTCTTCGCCGGCCACGTGGGAGGCCAGCAGGTTCGAAGAACAAGCCGAAGCCGCCCATCATAGTCACCCGCGACAGCGCTAATGCGCTTCGTGCTCATGCAATGGAGGTAAGTTCTGGCTGTGATGTGAGTGAGAGTTTAACCAACTTTGCAAGGAGGAAGCAGAGGGGCATTTGCATATTGAGTGGAAGTGGCTGTGTGACCAATGTCACACTGCGACAACCAGCTTCATCTGGCGCTATCGTGACCCTCCATGGCCGGTTTGAAATCCTCTCATTGCTCGGGTCAATCCTACCCCCGCCAGCCCCTCCAGGGATCACAGGTCTAACCATATATCTTGCAGGGGCTCAGGGGCAGGTTATGGGAGGGGGTGTGGTCGGTGCGCTCATTGCTTCGGGCCCTGTGGTGATCATGGCTGCTTCGTTCATGAACGCCACTTTTGATCGCCTGCCACAGGATGAAGAGGAAGTTGCTGCGGCTTTGCAAAATCAGCACCACCAAAACGGCCGCCACCACCACGTGGACATCTCGGATTTATATGGACTTCCTCAGAACCTGATCACTAATGGTAATGTCCCTCCTGAGGTGTACTCCTGGGGATCCGGCCGAACTATGTCAAAAACTTGA
- the LOC126582462 gene encoding pentatricopeptide repeat-containing protein At2g42920, chloroplastic-like, producing MTPCCCSFTTSASISKFISENPHLSMLENQCTSMKDLQKIHAHLLKTGLTKDTVVASRLLAFSASRAGDINYAYMVFRRIKKPNPFIWNTIIRGFSESQNPKTAVSLFIEMLVASEIEPQRLTYPSVFKAYSQVGLAKDGAQLHGRVIKLGIESDEFTRNTIIHMYANCGFLSEARKLFDEDLECDNVAWNSMIMGLFKCGEVSESKRLFDKMPSRDSVSWNSMTSGFVRNGKYAEALELFGEMQKERIRPSEFTMVSLLNASAQLGAIGQGEWIHEYIKKNGIEMNGIVVTAITNMYCKCGSIEKALRVFEAAPNKGLSCWNTMIMGLAVNGCEGEAIELFSRLETSNFIPDGVSFLGVLTACNHSGKVEKARDYLSKMTRSYKIEPSIKHYSCMVNVLGRAGLLEEAEELIDNMPVKADAIIWGSLLSSCRKHSNIEMAKRAAKRVIELDPNDSCGYVLMSNVYAASSRFQEAMKERLSMKEQKIEKEPGCSLIEVDGEVHEFIAGGRLHHKAPEIYSLLDELGFMIPEMGWVTML from the coding sequence ATGACACCATGCTGTTGCTCTTTCACTACTTCTGCCTCCATATCCAAATTCATCTCAGAAAATCCACACCTCTCCATGCTAGAAAACCAATGCACCTCCATGAAAGACCTCCAAAAAATCCACGCCCACCTCCTCAAAACTGGCCTAACCAAGGACACGGTCGTCGCCAGCCGGCTTCTGGCCTTCTCTGCCTCCCGAGCCGGAGACATCAACTATGCCTACATGGTTTTCAGACGCATAAAAAAGCCAAACCCCTTCATTTGGAACACCATCATTAGAGGCTTCTCCGAAAGCCAAAACCCGAAAACTGCAGTCTCTCTTTTCATTGAAATGCTGGTAGCTTCAGAAATTGAGCCACAGAGATTGACTTACCCTTCAGTTTTCAAGGCTTATTCTCAAGTTGGCCTTGCCAAAGACGGAGCTCAGCTTCATGGAAGAGTTATAAAGTTGGGTATCGAAAGTGATGAATTTACGCGAAACACGATTATACACATGTATGCAAATTGTGGGTTTCTGAGTGAAGCAAGAAAACTGTTTGATGAGGACTTGGAATGTGACAATGTTGCATGGAATTCTATGATCATGGGCCTTTTCAAATGTGGTGAAGTGAGTGAATCCAAGAGGCTGTTTGATAAGATGCCTTCGAGGGATTCAGTTTCTTGGAATTCGATGACTAGCGGATTTGTTAGGAATGGGAAGTATGCAGAGGCATTGGAGCTTTTTGGTGAAATGCAGAAGGAGAGGATTAGGCCTAGTGAGTTTACAATGGTGAgcttgttgaatgcttctgctcagttgggagcaattggaCAAGGGGAGTGGATTCATGAATACATAAAGAAAAATGGGATTGAAATGAATGGAATTGTTGTCACGGCGATTACAAACATGTACTGCAAATGCGGAAGCATCGAAAAGGCTCTTCGTGTTTTTGAGGCTGCCCCGAATAAAGGGTTGTCCTGTTGGAACACCATGATCATGGGCCTGGCCGTTAATGGTTGCGAGGGGGAAGCAATTGAGCTGTTCTCGAGGCTTGAAACTTCAAATTTTATACCGGATGGTGTCAGTTTTCTTGGGGTCCTAACAGCGTGTAATCATTCGGGGAAGGTGGAGAAAGCAAGGGATTATCTCTCGAAAATGACACGAAGTTATAAGATTGAACCTTCGATAAAGCACTATAGTTGCATGGTTAATGTGTTAGGCAGGGCAGGACTTCTTGAAGAAGCAGAAGAGCTTATAGATAACATGCCGGTAAAAGCAGATGCCATTATTTGGGGGTCATTGCTCTCATCTTGTAGGAAGCACAGTAACATTGAGATGGCAAAACGAGCAGCAAAGCGTGTGATCGAATTGGACCCAAACGACAGCTGCGGTTATGTTCTTATGTCAAATGTCTATGCTGCCTCTAGTCGGTTTCAGGAAGCGATGAAGGAGAGGCTATCGATGAAGGAacagaagatagagaaagaacCGGGGTGTAGTTTGATCGAAGTGGACGGAGAGGTTCATGAGTTTATAGCCGGTGGAAGGCTACATCACAAAGCCCCAGAGATCTATTCTCTGTTGGATGAGTTGGGGTTTATGATTCCCGAAATGGGGTGGGTTACGATGCTTTAG